The following coding sequences are from one Candidatus Edwardsbacteria bacterium window:
- a CDS encoding tetratricopeptide repeat protein has protein sequence MPGDRDQIKSKELELREAEARLGPDSPELIPLLKELAEIYTHWGKFSLADRLHRKIMEITIRESGPESLTVASCFNKVAVLCSIQGRYYEALPFYEKSLNLYKKLAEHDNLAQARLMANIGTVYKILGRFAPAEEILLKAREIFQKESGANDPMLAEILMNLAGLYRDLNRLPAAESLCNTTLEMSLNAYGPEHPRIALCYNNLAEVYTAQGRKSEAEELYLKAIEIKEKTQGPEHPDISIYLNNLGDLYRTQQKFVEAETIYRRALEIDEIHLPQESPYLATTYKNLATLSSVQGYYDKAEAYYLRAISIYERTLGPDHPEVAEPLVRLAELQHGQGRNSEAEALCYRSMAIWQKGYGPKHIKVGEMLKMLSKLCFAQEKMSEGEAFLKQAFEIK, from the coding sequence ATGCCTGGAGACAGGGACCAAATAAAAAGCAAAGAGCTTGAGCTGAGGGAGGCGGAAGCAAGGCTCGGTCCGGACAGCCCCGAATTGATCCCCCTGCTAAAAGAACTGGCGGAGATCTATACCCACTGGGGAAAGTTTTCCTTGGCCGATCGCCTGCACCGCAAAATTATGGAGATAACCATCAGGGAATCCGGCCCGGAGAGCCTGACAGTTGCTTCTTGTTTTAATAAGGTGGCAGTTTTGTGCAGCATTCAGGGGCGTTATTACGAGGCCCTGCCGTTTTATGAAAAATCCCTCAACCTCTATAAAAAACTGGCAGAGCACGATAACTTGGCGCAGGCCAGACTGATGGCCAATATCGGGACGGTTTACAAAATACTGGGCCGGTTCGCACCGGCCGAGGAAATTTTACTTAAGGCCCGGGAAATCTTCCAAAAGGAATCCGGCGCCAATGATCCGATGCTGGCAGAAATACTGATGAATCTGGCCGGGCTGTATCGCGATCTGAACCGTCTGCCGGCGGCCGAGTCCCTGTGCAATACGACCCTCGAAATGTCACTGAACGCCTACGGCCCCGAGCACCCTAGAATAGCCTTATGCTACAACAACCTGGCCGAGGTTTATACGGCTCAGGGAAGAAAGAGCGAGGCCGAGGAGCTATACCTGAAAGCCATAGAAATAAAAGAAAAGACACAGGGCCCGGAACATCCGGATATCTCAATATATCTAAATAACCTGGGGGACCTCTACCGAACGCAGCAGAAATTTGTGGAGGCCGAAACCATCTACCGCCGGGCTTTGGAGATAGACGAGATCCATTTGCCGCAGGAAAGTCCCTATCTGGCCACCACCTATAAAAACCTGGCCACCCTTTCTTCGGTCCAGGGATATTATGATAAAGCCGAGGCCTATTATCTCCGGGCCATCTCCATTTATGAACGCACCCTGGGGCCGGATCATCCCGAGGTGGCGGAGCCCCTGGTCCGGCTGGCGGAGCTGCAGCACGGGCAGGGCCGGAACAGCGAGGCCGAGGCCCTCTGCTACCGTTCGATGGCCATCTGGCAGAAAGGATACGGTCCCAAACACATCAAGGTGGGGGAGATGCTGAAGATGCTGTCCAAATTGTGTTTTGCCCAGGAAAAGATGTCCGAGGGAGAGGCGTTTTTAAAGCAGGCCTTTGAGATAAAATAA
- the rseP gene encoding RIP metalloprotease RseP: protein MITILATLFVLGIMVFVHELGHFYVAKKVGIRVLKFSLGFGPKLFGFKKGDTQYLISALPLGGYIKLDGEEAFEENYVAKPGDYMAAPWWGRVLMALAGPMANLLTAFLIFIMLGLVGFNAPDYSTSVGKVGSGSIAQQIGITEGDRIVSIDGKEVKTWHGMWQELQTERAADSLSLTLDRTGERIVLNIPSSQRIKFLENIEPAVPAQLGEVYPSLPAYQAGLNAGDIVLAIDSLPVKTWDGMREIINKNAGRETKLLIERGSDTFSVRITPVEQDYPGQGTAGVIGVTAPVFGSYKLRLGLWASIANATVSTGSLVARTYGVLYKIVVKPSSAKQLGGILMIGEMAGSTAKKGFSDLMLLVALLSISLMVLNLLPLPVLDGGVIFFSLLEGIRKKTLPVKVQVVIQQIGIAILIMLMLFTILNDGMKIFSRHSAVKKNSQQIEQAK, encoded by the coding sequence GTGATAACAATTCTGGCAACATTGTTCGTTCTGGGGATCATGGTGTTTGTCCACGAGCTGGGCCATTTCTACGTGGCCAAGAAGGTGGGCATCAGGGTCTTGAAATTCTCCCTGGGATTCGGCCCCAAATTGTTCGGATTCAAAAAAGGCGATACCCAGTATTTGATCTCGGCTCTCCCGCTGGGGGGATATATAAAATTGGACGGCGAGGAAGCTTTTGAAGAAAACTATGTCGCTAAGCCCGGCGACTATATGGCCGCCCCCTGGTGGGGCCGGGTGCTGATGGCCCTGGCCGGCCCGATGGCCAATCTGCTTACCGCCTTTCTGATATTTATTATGCTGGGGCTGGTCGGATTCAACGCTCCAGATTATTCCACTTCGGTCGGCAAGGTGGGATCGGGAAGCATAGCCCAGCAGATAGGCATAACCGAGGGCGATCGGATAGTTTCGATTGACGGGAAAGAAGTAAAAACCTGGCACGGCATGTGGCAGGAACTGCAGACGGAGAGAGCGGCCGACTCATTATCCCTCACCTTAGACCGGACCGGAGAGAGAATAGTTCTTAATATTCCCTCATCCCAACGGATAAAATTCCTGGAGAATATCGAGCCCGCGGTGCCGGCGCAATTGGGAGAGGTCTACCCCAGCCTGCCGGCCTATCAGGCCGGGCTTAACGCCGGGGACATCGTACTGGCCATAGACAGCCTGCCGGTAAAAACATGGGACGGCATGAGGGAGATCATCAATAAGAATGCCGGGCGGGAGACCAAGCTGTTGATCGAACGTGGTTCCGATACCTTCAGTGTTCGGATCACCCCGGTGGAACAGGATTATCCGGGGCAGGGCACGGCGGGCGTCATTGGTGTCACCGCCCCGGTGTTCGGGAGTTATAAACTGCGCCTGGGACTTTGGGCCTCGATCGCCAATGCCACGGTCAGCACCGGAAGCTTGGTGGCCCGCACTTATGGCGTGTTATACAAGATAGTGGTAAAACCCTCCTCGGCCAAACAGCTGGGCGGCATTCTGATGATAGGAGAGATGGCCGGGAGCACCGCCAAAAAAGGCTTCAGCGACCTGATGCTGCTGGTGGCGCTACTTTCCATCAGTTTGATGGTTCTTAATCTCCTGCCCTTGCCGGTGCTGGACGGGGGCGTGATATTCTTCAGCCTGCTGGAGGGGATAAGAAAAAAGACCCTGCCGGTCAAGGTGCAGGTGGTCATCCAGCAGATCGGGATCGCCATTCTGATCATGCTGATGCTGTTCACCATTCTCAACGACGGCATGAAGATATTCAGCCGGCACTCGGCGGTCAAGAAGAACAGCCAGCAGATCGAGCAGGCCAAATAA
- the fusA gene encoding elongation factor G, which produces MKNYTADKIHNIVLAGHGGCGKTTLAEAMVHAGNPTGRLGRVDDGNTIFDFDIDETTRKISIFSALAACEHQDHKLNVIDTPGYADFAGEVKAGMRVADCVIIVAQGVAGIEVGTDKCWKYSDELKLPRAIFLTRLLKEHADFYKSLEQVRDMFGHQAVPLTLPIGDQLNLKGVVDLTVMKAFTESEGNSTIGEIPADMAGKAKEYRDKLVEAVAESDDSLMEKFLNGDSLTDQEVSKGLKIAIRKGSLVPVFAGDGYFQVGVNAMLNSIVAFFPTAADTEEVVAKKAGSDEEIIIKCDPAGTPVLFMFKTFIEPHAGNLNYFRMYSGTLEPGIELYNASLSKAEKIGQFYFPNGKDRIDATKINCGDIGIAVKLKESGTGDTISTKGNQIILPEAILPHPSISVAVEAKSKDDEGKISVGLSRLNEEDPTFTYGFVPEIRQTLINGLGELHLDIMVGRLKRKFGVEVTIIKPRIPYRETISKKVEIQGKHKKQSGGHGQYGDVWLRLEPLPRGGGFEFVDEVVGGVVPGNFIPSVEKGVKAAMLEGAVAGYHIVDLRAAIYFGSYHPVDSSGTSFEIAGSMALKKGVLDASPVLLEPIMKLEVALPEEFAGQVMGDLNSRRGRISGMDSAKGMQVIKATAPQGEMYKYSTSLRSMTQGRGSFEMEFSHYDPVPFEATQKIIEEAKKEKEEKQK; this is translated from the coding sequence TTGAAGAATTATACTGCGGACAAGATCCACAACATTGTATTGGCTGGCCACGGCGGTTGCGGAAAGACCACCCTGGCCGAGGCCATGGTCCATGCCGGCAACCCCACCGGGCGCCTGGGGCGGGTGGACGACGGCAACACCATCTTCGATTTCGACATCGATGAGACCACCCGCAAGATATCCATCTTCTCGGCCCTGGCGGCCTGCGAACACCAGGACCATAAGCTGAATGTAATAGACACTCCGGGCTACGCTGATTTTGCCGGCGAGGTCAAGGCCGGAATGCGGGTGGCCGACTGCGTGATCATCGTGGCCCAGGGGGTGGCCGGGATAGAGGTGGGCACCGACAAGTGCTGGAAGTACTCAGACGAACTGAAGCTTCCCCGGGCCATCTTCCTGACCCGCCTGCTGAAGGAGCATGCCGATTTTTATAAATCGCTGGAACAGGTCCGCGACATGTTCGGCCATCAGGCAGTGCCCCTGACCCTGCCCATCGGCGACCAGTTGAACCTGAAGGGAGTGGTGGATCTTACGGTGATGAAGGCCTTTACCGAGAGCGAGGGAAATTCCACCATCGGAGAAATTCCGGCCGATATGGCCGGCAAAGCCAAGGAATACCGGGATAAACTGGTGGAGGCGGTGGCCGAATCCGACGATAGCCTGATGGAGAAATTTTTGAACGGCGATAGCCTGACCGATCAGGAAGTATCCAAGGGTTTAAAAATAGCCATCAGAAAAGGAAGTTTGGTCCCGGTGTTCGCCGGAGATGGTTATTTCCAGGTGGGGGTTAACGCCATGTTGAATTCCATTGTGGCCTTCTTCCCGACGGCGGCCGATACCGAAGAAGTGGTTGCCAAAAAAGCCGGCAGCGATGAAGAAATAATCATCAAGTGCGACCCGGCCGGAACCCCGGTGCTGTTCATGTTCAAGACTTTTATCGAACCGCATGCCGGCAATCTGAATTATTTTCGGATGTATTCCGGCACGCTGGAGCCGGGGATAGAGCTTTATAACGCCTCCCTCAGCAAAGCCGAAAAAATCGGACAGTTCTACTTTCCCAACGGCAAGGACCGCATCGATGCAACCAAAATCAATTGCGGCGACATCGGCATCGCAGTAAAGCTGAAAGAATCGGGCACCGGCGACACCATCAGCACCAAGGGCAACCAGATCATCCTGCCGGAGGCCATCCTTCCCCATCCGTCGATATCGGTCGCAGTTGAAGCCAAATCCAAGGATGACGAAGGCAAGATATCGGTCGGGCTTTCCCGACTTAACGAGGAGGATCCCACCTTTACCTACGGCTTCGTCCCTGAGATCCGGCAGACCCTGATCAACGGCCTGGGCGAACTGCACCTGGATATCATGGTCGGGCGGTTGAAGAGGAAATTCGGTGTGGAGGTCACCATCATCAAGCCCAGAATCCCTTACCGCGAGACCATCTCCAAGAAGGTGGAGATTCAGGGCAAGCACAAGAAACAGTCGGGCGGGCACGGCCAGTACGGAGATGTCTGGCTGCGCCTGGAGCCGCTGCCCCGGGGCGGAGGATTCGAGTTCGTGGACGAGGTGGTGGGCGGAGTGGTGCCCGGAAACTTCATCCCCTCAGTGGAGAAGGGCGTCAAGGCGGCCATGCTGGAAGGGGCGGTGGCGGGCTACCACATTGTGGACTTAAGGGCGGCCATATATTTCGGCTCTTATCACCCGGTGGATTCCTCCGGAACCAGCTTCGAGATCGCCGGATCGATGGCCCTCAAGAAGGGCGTGCTGGATGCCTCCCCTGTTCTACTGGAGCCCATCATGAAACTGGAGGTGGCCCTCCCTGAGGAATTCGCCGGCCAGGTGATGGGCGACCTCAATTCCCGCCGGGGCCGCATCAGCGGGATGGATTCGGCCAAGGGCATGCAGGTGATCAAGGCCACCGCGCCCCAGGGCGAGATGTACAAATATTCCACCTCCCTGCGTTCCATGACCCAGGGACGGGGCAGCTTCGAGATGGAGTTCTCCCATTACGATCCGGTGCCTTTCGAGGCCACCCAAAAGATCATCGAAGAGGCCAAGAAGGAAAAGGAAGAAAAACAGAAATAA